In Xenopus laevis strain J_2021 chromosome 2S, Xenopus_laevis_v10.1, whole genome shotgun sequence, a genomic segment contains:
- the mgat4a.S gene encoding alpha-1,3-mannosyl-glycoprotein 4-beta-N-acetylglucosaminyltransferase A isoform X1: MRLRNGTVATALVFITTFLSLSWYTAWQNGKEKLMAYQREFHALKERLRIAEHRTLQRSSELHAILDHFRRMIKEANGSRDALSHFSDETQKLIKDLTNRKALQVPNIYYHMPHLLNHEGSLQPAVQVGLGRTGVSVVMGIPTVKRKVKSYLKETLHSLIDKLSPEEKLDCVIIVFIGETDLEYVNSVVANLEKEFATEISSGLIEVISPPSTYYPDLNNLKETFGDSKERVRWRTKQNLDYCFLMMYAQRKGIYYIQLEDDIVAKQNYFSTIKNFALQLSSEDWMILEFSQLGFIGKMFQAPDITLIVEFILMFYKEKPIDWLLDHILWVKVCNPEKDAKHCDRQKSNLRIRFRPSLFQHVGLHSSLAGKIQKLTDKDFLKPLLHKIHVNPPAEVSTSLKVYQGHTLEKTYLGEDFFWAITPVAGDHILFKFDKPVNVERYLFRSGNPEHPGDQLWNTTVEVFPYRKDIVELRTDTKEKRLPDGFFRIGKFEDGLAEGPVNSNLNPISAFRLSVLQNSPVWVILNEIHIKRNPGD; encoded by the exons AAAAGTTGATGGCCTACCAACGGGAATTTCATGCACTGAAGGAGCGTTTACGTATTGCCGAGCACAGAACTCTGCAGCGCTCATCAGAGCTGCATGCAATTCTTGACCATTTCCGGAGAATGATAAAAGAAGCCAATGGGAGTAGGGATGCGTTAAGTCATTTTTCAG ATGAAACTCAGAAACTGATAAAGGATTTAACTAACCGAAAAGCTCTTCAAGTGCCAAATATATATTACCATATGCCTCACTTGCTAAATCATGAAGGGAGCCTTCAGCCTGCTGTGCAGGTTGGTCTTGGTAGAACTGGAG tgtCAGTTGTCATGGGAATTCCTACTGTTAAAAGGAAAGTTAAGTCTTACCTGAAAGAGACCTTGCATTCCCTGATTGATAAACTGTCTCCAGAAGAGAAACTAGACTGTGTTATAATAGTCTTCATTGGAGAG ACAGATCTGGAATATGTTAACAGCGTTGTTGCCAATTTGGAAAAAGA GTTTGCCACAGAAATCAGCTCTGGTTTAATAGAAGTAATCTCTCCTCCTTCAACATATTATCCTGAcctaaataatttaaaggagacttTTGGAGACTCAAAGGAAAGAGTTAG GTGGCGAACGAAACAAAATTTAGACTATTGTTTTCTTATGATGTATGCGCAGAGGAAGGGCATTTACTACATCCAG ctagAAGATGATATTGTTGCCAAGCAGAATTATTTCAGTACAATAAAGAATTTTGCACTTCAGCTTTCCTCTGAAGATTGGATGATTCTAGAATTTTCCCAGTTAGGATTTATTG GTAAAATGTTTCAGGCCCCAGATATTACACTCATTGTTGAGTTTATATTGATGTTTTATAAGGAAAAACCTATTGATTGGCTTTTGGACCATATATTGTGGGTAAAAGTTTGTAATCCTGAAAAAGATGCA AAACACTGCGACAGACAGAAGTCCAATCTGCGAATTCGTTTCCGCCCATCCCTTTTCCAGCATGTTGGACTCCATTCATCCTTAGCAGGGAAAATACAGAAACTTACA GATAAAGATTTTCTGAAACCATTGTTGCATAAAATTCATGTGAACCCACCTGCTGAAGTCTCCACTTCCCTAAAAGTCTATCAAGGCCACACGCTGGAAAAGACTTACTTAGGAGAGGATTTTTTCTGGGCCATTACACCAGTTGCTGGAGACCACATTTTATTTAAGTTTGACAAGCCAGTGAATGTAGAAAG atATCTTTTTCGCAGTGGGAACCCTGAACATCCAGGAGATCAGTTATGGAACACAACAGTGGAGGTCTTTCCTTATCGG AAAGACATTGTGGAGCTGAGGACTGACACCAAAGAGAAACGCTTGCCAGATGGCTTCTTTAGAATAG GTAAATTTGAAGACGGCTTAGCAGAGGGGCCAGTGAACTCAAATTTAAACCCCATTTCTGCATTTCGGCTTTCAGTTTTACAGAACTCTCCTGTCTGGGTCATTCTGAATGAG ATCCATATTAAAAGGAATCCTGGAGACTAA
- the mgat4a.S gene encoding alpha-1,3-mannosyl-glycoprotein 4-beta-N-acetylglucosaminyltransferase A isoform X2 — MAYQREFHALKERLRIAEHRTLQRSSELHAILDHFRRMIKEANGSRDALSHFSDETQKLIKDLTNRKALQVPNIYYHMPHLLNHEGSLQPAVQVGLGRTGVSVVMGIPTVKRKVKSYLKETLHSLIDKLSPEEKLDCVIIVFIGETDLEYVNSVVANLEKEFATEISSGLIEVISPPSTYYPDLNNLKETFGDSKERVRWRTKQNLDYCFLMMYAQRKGIYYIQLEDDIVAKQNYFSTIKNFALQLSSEDWMILEFSQLGFIGKMFQAPDITLIVEFILMFYKEKPIDWLLDHILWVKVCNPEKDAKHCDRQKSNLRIRFRPSLFQHVGLHSSLAGKIQKLTDKDFLKPLLHKIHVNPPAEVSTSLKVYQGHTLEKTYLGEDFFWAITPVAGDHILFKFDKPVNVERYLFRSGNPEHPGDQLWNTTVEVFPYRKDIVELRTDTKEKRLPDGFFRIGKFEDGLAEGPVNSNLNPISAFRLSVLQNSPVWVILNEIHIKRNPGD, encoded by the exons ATGGCCTACCAACGGGAATTTCATGCACTGAAGGAGCGTTTACGTATTGCCGAGCACAGAACTCTGCAGCGCTCATCAGAGCTGCATGCAATTCTTGACCATTTCCGGAGAATGATAAAAGAAGCCAATGGGAGTAGGGATGCGTTAAGTCATTTTTCAG ATGAAACTCAGAAACTGATAAAGGATTTAACTAACCGAAAAGCTCTTCAAGTGCCAAATATATATTACCATATGCCTCACTTGCTAAATCATGAAGGGAGCCTTCAGCCTGCTGTGCAGGTTGGTCTTGGTAGAACTGGAG tgtCAGTTGTCATGGGAATTCCTACTGTTAAAAGGAAAGTTAAGTCTTACCTGAAAGAGACCTTGCATTCCCTGATTGATAAACTGTCTCCAGAAGAGAAACTAGACTGTGTTATAATAGTCTTCATTGGAGAG ACAGATCTGGAATATGTTAACAGCGTTGTTGCCAATTTGGAAAAAGA GTTTGCCACAGAAATCAGCTCTGGTTTAATAGAAGTAATCTCTCCTCCTTCAACATATTATCCTGAcctaaataatttaaaggagacttTTGGAGACTCAAAGGAAAGAGTTAG GTGGCGAACGAAACAAAATTTAGACTATTGTTTTCTTATGATGTATGCGCAGAGGAAGGGCATTTACTACATCCAG ctagAAGATGATATTGTTGCCAAGCAGAATTATTTCAGTACAATAAAGAATTTTGCACTTCAGCTTTCCTCTGAAGATTGGATGATTCTAGAATTTTCCCAGTTAGGATTTATTG GTAAAATGTTTCAGGCCCCAGATATTACACTCATTGTTGAGTTTATATTGATGTTTTATAAGGAAAAACCTATTGATTGGCTTTTGGACCATATATTGTGGGTAAAAGTTTGTAATCCTGAAAAAGATGCA AAACACTGCGACAGACAGAAGTCCAATCTGCGAATTCGTTTCCGCCCATCCCTTTTCCAGCATGTTGGACTCCATTCATCCTTAGCAGGGAAAATACAGAAACTTACA GATAAAGATTTTCTGAAACCATTGTTGCATAAAATTCATGTGAACCCACCTGCTGAAGTCTCCACTTCCCTAAAAGTCTATCAAGGCCACACGCTGGAAAAGACTTACTTAGGAGAGGATTTTTTCTGGGCCATTACACCAGTTGCTGGAGACCACATTTTATTTAAGTTTGACAAGCCAGTGAATGTAGAAAG atATCTTTTTCGCAGTGGGAACCCTGAACATCCAGGAGATCAGTTATGGAACACAACAGTGGAGGTCTTTCCTTATCGG AAAGACATTGTGGAGCTGAGGACTGACACCAAAGAGAAACGCTTGCCAGATGGCTTCTTTAGAATAG GTAAATTTGAAGACGGCTTAGCAGAGGGGCCAGTGAACTCAAATTTAAACCCCATTTCTGCATTTCGGCTTTCAGTTTTACAGAACTCTCCTGTCTGGGTCATTCTGAATGAG ATCCATATTAAAAGGAATCCTGGAGACTAA